One window of Mesorhizobium sp. WSM4904 genomic DNA carries:
- a CDS encoding DUF2169 domain-containing protein, with product MQIWNQMGYPHQFTMGMDKAGHEWLVVVVKGTFDFPTKPGGLVQKSAEQVPLVMADTHTGVPGYSATLWETDFAFRKSRCDVIANGCAYAPGGRPAERVPVGIKVGNWSKLFEVVGHREWRAIGPVFTATAPQPFLKLPISYDVAWGGVDRLDPEDQLPASYKYNPVGTGWSRTKNQRLIPGLRLPNTQAVGEEVRSPFGDYKPMSFGPMGRGWPGRIEYGGTYDQNWIDNVFPFLPEDFDERYFQMAPEDQQIDQPKGGEDVQLMNLTAEGRVSFRLPQTALPMTLFKGRAKAYEGNIFPDTILFDLENRRFSLVWRVSQRIHRTILDFSECWIGPPTEPMAQARALGRVYSRSDETMVAQRAEKA from the coding sequence ATGCAGATCTGGAACCAGATGGGCTATCCGCACCAGTTCACCATGGGCATGGACAAGGCCGGCCACGAGTGGCTCGTCGTGGTGGTGAAAGGCACTTTCGATTTCCCTACGAAGCCCGGCGGGCTGGTGCAGAAATCGGCCGAGCAGGTCCCGTTGGTGATGGCCGACACCCACACAGGCGTGCCTGGCTATTCGGCGACGCTGTGGGAAACCGACTTCGCCTTCCGCAAGTCGCGCTGCGACGTCATCGCCAATGGTTGCGCCTATGCGCCTGGCGGACGTCCGGCGGAGCGTGTGCCTGTCGGCATCAAGGTCGGCAATTGGTCGAAACTGTTCGAAGTTGTCGGCCACCGCGAATGGCGTGCCATCGGGCCTGTGTTCACTGCAACAGCGCCGCAGCCCTTCCTGAAACTGCCGATCTCCTACGACGTCGCCTGGGGCGGCGTCGACCGGCTGGACCCCGAGGACCAGCTTCCCGCCAGCTACAAATACAACCCGGTCGGCACCGGCTGGTCGCGTACCAAGAACCAGCGTCTCATTCCGGGCCTGCGGCTGCCGAATACGCAGGCCGTTGGCGAAGAGGTCCGCTCGCCCTTCGGCGACTATAAGCCGATGAGCTTCGGACCGATGGGCCGCGGCTGGCCTGGTCGCATCGAATACGGCGGAACATATGACCAGAACTGGATCGACAATGTCTTCCCCTTCCTGCCTGAGGATTTCGACGAGCGCTATTTCCAGATGGCGCCTGAGGATCAGCAGATCGACCAGCCAAAAGGCGGCGAAGACGTGCAATTGATGAACCTAACAGCGGAAGGGCGGGTGAGTTTTCGCCTGCCTCAGACAGCACTGCCGATGACTTTGTTCAAAGGCCGCGCAAAGGCGTACGAAGGCAATATCTTCCCTGACACAATTCTTTTCGACCTGGAGAATCGGAGGTTTTCGCTAGTCTGGCGCGTTTCGCAGCGTATTCATCGCACGATACTCGACTTCTCCGAATGCTGGATTGGGCCGCCGACCGAGCCGATGGCACAGGCACGCGCCTTGGGCCGTGTTTATTCGCGCTCCGATGAGACGATGGTCGCGCAGAGGGCTGAGAAGGCA
- the tagF gene encoding type VI secretion system-associated protein TagF, which produces MSAADLNMPGFYGKMPATGDFVTRRLAGDFVRVWDRWLAQHIVPLYGLENWPADIALRFLSGPASFGAAAGIVLQSADRVGRRFPLSVVARLAEAPLKLAHADVWFEGMEKAAFAAQRGELAPDELDAALTALPVPLADGQGDVIDDLVMWTARTDIFDVDPQAPQPALEQIFAASWETN; this is translated from the coding sequence ATGTCCGCCGCAGATCTGAACATGCCCGGCTTCTACGGCAAGATGCCCGCCACCGGCGATTTCGTGACGCGGCGGCTGGCAGGCGATTTCGTGCGCGTCTGGGACCGCTGGCTGGCGCAGCACATCGTCCCGCTATATGGGCTTGAAAACTGGCCGGCGGACATCGCCTTGCGCTTCCTCAGCGGTCCTGCTTCCTTCGGCGCCGCCGCGGGTATCGTGCTGCAGAGCGCCGACAGGGTCGGCAGGCGGTTTCCGCTCAGCGTCGTCGCCCGGCTTGCCGAAGCGCCGCTGAAGCTTGCTCATGCCGATGTCTGGTTCGAAGGCATGGAGAAAGCCGCTTTCGCAGCGCAACGGGGCGAGTTGGCGCCCGACGAACTGGATGCCGCCCTAACAGCCCTGCCGGTTCCGCTTGCCGATGGCCAGGGCGATGTCATCGACGATCTCGTCATGTGGACCGCGCGCACGGATATCTTCGACGTCGATCCGCAGGCGCCGCAGCCGGCGCTGGAGCAGATCTTCGCGGCTAGTTGGGAGACCAACTGA